A window from Cryobacterium sp. SO1 encodes these proteins:
- the nrdG gene encoding anaerobic ribonucleoside-triphosphate reductase activating protein → MRHPQPGEWLADKLSQGFVGDYKPFMFVDGEGVRCSLYVSGCLFACEGCFNRATWNFRFGTPYTAELEDRIVADLGQPYVQGLTLLGGEPFLNTGVCLPLARRVRAEFGAKRDIWSWTGYVFEELLLDSPDKLELLGLVDVLVDGPFDEALKDLRLQFRGSSNQRIIDVQKSLASGQTVLWATPDEMASLSVRPPSSPECPGKCQDDHTGA, encoded by the coding sequence ATGCGTCATCCGCAGCCCGGGGAGTGGCTCGCCGACAAGCTCAGCCAGGGCTTCGTCGGCGACTACAAGCCGTTCATGTTCGTCGACGGTGAGGGGGTGCGCTGCAGCCTCTATGTGAGCGGATGCCTGTTCGCCTGCGAGGGCTGCTTCAACCGGGCGACCTGGAACTTCCGGTTCGGCACCCCGTACACCGCCGAGCTCGAGGACCGGATTGTCGCCGACCTGGGGCAGCCGTATGTGCAGGGGCTCACCCTGCTCGGCGGCGAACCGTTCCTCAACACCGGGGTGTGCCTGCCGCTGGCCCGCCGGGTGCGCGCGGAGTTCGGCGCGAAGAGGGACATCTGGTCGTGGACCGGTTACGTCTTCGAGGAGCTGCTGCTGGACAGCCCCGACAAGCTGGAGCTGCTCGGCTTGGTCGACGTGCTCGTTGACGGCCCGTTCGACGAGGCCCTGAAAGACCTGCGTCTGCAGTTCCGCGGCAGCAGCAACCAGCGCATCATCGACGTGCAGAAGTCCCTTGCCTCGGGTCAGACCGTGCTCTGGGCGACACCGGACGAGATGGCCAGCCTCAGCGTCAGGCCGCCCAGCAGCCCCGAATGCCCCGGGAAGTGCCAAGATGACCACACGGGCGCGTGA
- the nrdD gene encoding anaerobic ribonucleoside-triphosphate reductase yields the protein MNSSISAPARIPATHDVVVDQTRPAPAPKTIRVVKRDGRRVDFDDTKVYEALVKAAVEIHRDMTPLVHRVIADIVVAVNREIAGRFTTDIKIYEVQNIVEHALLENHEYDLAEKYIGYRTQRDFARSKSTDINHSIINLLSRDSSVVNENANKDSDVFNTQRDLTAGAVGKAIGHKMLPPHVSNAHQKGDIHFHDLDYSPYAPMTNCCLIDFTGMLSRGFRIGNADVEPPRSIQTATAQISQIIANVASSQYGGCSANRTDELLAPYARANFAKHLADAQKWIADETQHNSYAEEKTRKDIYDAMQSLEYEINTLFTSNGQTPFVSLGFGLGTDWFEREIQRAILQIRIDGLGSEKRTAIFPKLIFTLKRGLNLAEGDPNYDIKRLALECSTKRMYPDVLSYDKLVEITGSFKVPMGCRSFLQGWRDADGNDVSEGRMNLGVVTVNLPRIALEAAGDQAKFWSILEDRLAITRDALVYRIERCKQATPANAPILYVYGAFGRQLARTDSVDTLFRDGRSTVSLGYIGLYEVAAAFFGGDWEGDAEAKAFTLDILKSLDAHTKAWTAEYGYQFSVYSTPSESLTDRFSRLDKAKFGSVENITDKEYYTNSFHYDVRKNPTPFEKLDFEKDYPVFSSGGFIHYCEYPVLQQNPKALEAVWDYAYDRVGYLGTNTPIDRCYKCDFAGDFTPTERGFACPDCGNDDPASCDVVKRTCGYLGNPQARPMVHGRHQEIVSRVKHMAGATGLSGSL from the coding sequence GTGAATTCATCCATCAGCGCCCCGGCCCGGATCCCCGCCACCCACGACGTCGTCGTCGACCAGACCAGGCCGGCGCCGGCGCCCAAGACCATCCGGGTCGTCAAACGCGACGGCCGCCGGGTGGACTTCGACGACACCAAGGTTTACGAGGCCCTGGTGAAGGCGGCGGTGGAGATCCACCGCGACATGACGCCGCTGGTGCACCGGGTGATCGCCGACATCGTCGTCGCGGTCAACCGGGAGATAGCGGGCCGCTTCACCACCGACATCAAGATCTACGAGGTGCAGAACATCGTGGAGCACGCGCTGCTGGAAAACCACGAATACGACCTCGCCGAGAAGTACATCGGCTACCGCACCCAGCGCGACTTCGCCCGCAGCAAGTCCACCGACATCAACCACTCGATCATCAACCTGCTCAGCCGCGACTCGAGCGTGGTGAATGAGAACGCCAACAAAGACAGCGACGTCTTCAACACCCAGCGTGACCTCACCGCCGGAGCCGTGGGCAAGGCCATCGGCCACAAGATGCTCCCGCCGCACGTGTCCAACGCCCACCAGAAGGGCGACATCCACTTTCACGACCTGGACTACAGCCCCTACGCGCCGATGACCAACTGCTGCCTGATCGACTTCACGGGCATGCTCAGTCGCGGTTTCCGCATCGGCAACGCCGACGTGGAGCCGCCCCGCTCCATCCAGACCGCCACCGCGCAGATCTCGCAGATCATCGCCAATGTGGCATCCAGCCAGTACGGCGGATGCTCCGCCAACCGCACCGACGAACTCCTGGCCCCCTACGCCAGGGCCAACTTCGCCAAACACCTCGCCGACGCCCAGAAGTGGATCGCCGACGAGACCCAGCACAACTCCTACGCGGAGGAGAAGACCCGCAAGGACATCTACGACGCGATGCAGAGCCTCGAATACGAGATCAACACCCTGTTCACCTCCAACGGGCAGACCCCGTTCGTCTCGCTCGGCTTCGGCCTGGGCACCGACTGGTTCGAGCGGGAGATCCAGCGGGCGATCCTGCAGATCCGCATCGACGGGCTCGGCAGCGAGAAGCGCACCGCGATCTTCCCCAAGCTGATCTTCACCCTCAAGCGCGGCCTCAACCTCGCCGAAGGCGACCCGAACTACGACATCAAGCGGCTCGCGCTGGAGTGCTCGACCAAGCGGATGTACCCGGATGTGCTCAGCTACGACAAGCTTGTCGAGATCACCGGCAGCTTCAAGGTGCCGATGGGCTGCCGCTCGTTCCTGCAGGGCTGGAGAGACGCCGACGGCAACGACGTCTCCGAGGGCCGGATGAACCTGGGTGTGGTGACGGTGAACCTGCCGCGCATCGCGCTGGAGGCCGCCGGCGACCAGGCCAAGTTCTGGAGCATCCTCGAGGATCGCCTGGCAATCACCCGCGACGCCCTGGTCTACCGCATCGAACGGTGCAAACAGGCGACCCCCGCGAACGCCCCGATCCTCTACGTCTACGGCGCATTCGGCCGGCAGTTGGCCCGCACCGACTCGGTCGACACCCTCTTCAGAGACGGCCGCTCCACGGTGTCGCTGGGCTACATCGGCCTCTACGAGGTGGCCGCCGCGTTCTTCGGCGGCGACTGGGAGGGCGACGCCGAGGCCAAGGCGTTCACGCTCGACATCCTCAAATCCCTCGACGCGCACACCAAGGCGTGGACCGCAGAGTACGGCTACCAGTTCAGCGTCTACTCCACCCCGAGCGAGAGCCTGACCGACCGGTTCTCCCGCCTCGACAAGGCCAAGTTCGGCTCGGTGGAGAACATCACCGACAAGGAGTACTACACCAACAGCTTCCACTACGACGTGCGCAAGAACCCCACCCCGTTCGAGAAGCTCGACTTCGAGAAGGACTACCCGGTGTTCTCCTCCGGCGGCTTCATCCACTACTGCGAGTACCCGGTGCTGCAGCAGAACCCCAAGGCGCTTGAGGCCGTCTGGGACTACGCCTACGACCGGGTGGGGTACCTCGGCACCAACACCCCCATCGACCGCTGCTACAAATGCGACTTCGCCGGCGACTTCACCCCCACCGAGCGCGGTTTTGCGTGCCCGGACTGCGGCAACGATGACCCGGCCAGCTGTGACGTGGTCAAGCGCACCTGCGGCTACCTCGGCAACCCGCAGGCCCGCCCGATGGTGCACGGCCGCCACCAGGAGATCGTCTCCAGGGTCAAGCACATGGCCGGCGCCACCGGCTTGAGCGGCTCGCTCTAG
- a CDS encoding TrkH family potassium uptake protein — translation MHDFSALLALIVFLFVVLLFTTLLSLPVAAADGRATAFHDTLFTAVSAMTVTGLVTVNTAEHWSLFGQIVILLAIQIGGLGIVTIALLLSRAVTRKLGLKGRILARQGVGTTKLGEVQSLLRVVILTTLTLELALAVFLVPRFIVVEQSWSGGLWHGVFYAVSSFNNAGFTAHATGLSGFENDPWILVPIMVGVLVGSFGFPVFLVLMIAKAHWRKWNLHTKLTLTTTGILLVVGAALWGALEWSNSATIGDLTVGERVMQSIFASTMMRSGGFSLVDPAASTSATLLATDALMFVGGGSASTAGGIKVTTIALLFLAIIAEAKGDKNLMVFGRTIPEQTMRVAISVTFFGATLVLGASGLLMLVSDASLDHILFEVISAFATCGLSVGLSAELPPAGKYILAALMFAGRIGPIGLASALALRRRNLLYRYPEEQPVIG, via the coding sequence GTGCACGATTTCTCAGCGTTGCTGGCGCTGATCGTGTTCCTCTTCGTGGTGCTGCTTTTCACGACCTTGCTCAGCCTTCCGGTGGCGGCTGCGGATGGTCGGGCTACGGCGTTTCACGACACTCTCTTCACCGCGGTTTCGGCCATGACGGTGACGGGTCTCGTAACGGTCAATACGGCCGAGCACTGGTCGCTCTTCGGCCAGATCGTGATCCTGCTGGCCATTCAGATCGGTGGTTTGGGCATCGTCACGATCGCCTTGCTCCTATCTCGAGCAGTGACCCGAAAGCTCGGATTGAAGGGACGTATCCTCGCGCGCCAAGGGGTGGGAACCACCAAGCTCGGTGAGGTGCAATCGCTGCTGCGAGTGGTGATCCTGACAACCCTGACTCTGGAGCTGGCGCTGGCCGTATTCTTGGTGCCACGGTTCATAGTGGTGGAGCAGTCCTGGAGCGGCGGCCTCTGGCACGGCGTCTTCTATGCCGTCTCGTCGTTCAACAATGCCGGCTTTACCGCTCATGCCACGGGTCTTTCCGGGTTCGAGAACGACCCGTGGATCCTCGTGCCCATCATGGTCGGGGTACTTGTCGGAAGTTTCGGGTTCCCGGTGTTCCTGGTGCTGATGATCGCCAAGGCCCATTGGCGCAAGTGGAACCTGCACACGAAGCTCACCCTGACGACGACGGGCATCCTGTTGGTTGTCGGCGCTGCACTGTGGGGCGCACTGGAATGGTCCAACAGCGCGACGATCGGTGACCTCACGGTGGGGGAGCGGGTGATGCAGTCCATTTTTGCTTCGACCATGATGCGTTCGGGCGGGTTCTCCCTCGTCGATCCCGCCGCGTCCACCTCGGCGACCCTTCTGGCGACAGACGCGTTGATGTTCGTCGGCGGTGGGTCGGCGTCAACCGCGGGTGGGATCAAGGTCACCACTATCGCGCTGCTGTTCCTGGCGATCATCGCCGAGGCAAAGGGTGACAAGAACCTGATGGTTTTCGGGCGCACCATCCCCGAGCAAACCATGCGGGTGGCAATCAGCGTGACCTTCTTCGGGGCAACGCTGGTGCTCGGCGCCAGTGGGCTGCTCATGCTGGTCAGCGACGCATCGCTCGATCACATTCTCTTCGAGGTGATCTCAGCCTTCGCCACCTGCGGGTTGAGCGTGGGGCTCAGCGCCGAGTTGCCGCCGGCGGGGAAGTACATCCTCGCCGCCCTGATGTTCGCCGGCCGGATCGGTCCGATCGGGTTGGCGTCAGCGTTGGCGCTGCGCCGACGCAACCTGCTCTACAGGTATCCCGAGGAGCAGCCCGTCATCGGCTGA
- a CDS encoding SulP family inorganic anion transporter, whose amino-acid sequence MALIEKSPTPDRYKADPSVLTALRTPRILTREVLAGLVVAMALIPEAISFSIIAGVDPRVGLFSSFVMAVSIAFLGGRPAMITAATGAIALVIAPVAREYGMDYFIATVILAGLLQVVLGALGVAKLMRFIPRSVMVGFVNSLAILIFIAQLPQLLGVPFMVYPLVAIGIIIMVVMPRFTKIVPAPLVAIVLLTIATVTIAINVPTVGDQGELPKSLPELFIPNVPLNWDTLSIIAPYAFAMAMVGILESLMTAKLVDDVTDTHSNKTRETWGQGAANMLSGIFGGMGGCAMIGQTMINVKASGARTRISTFLPGVFLLVLVVALGDLVAIIPMAALVAVMIIVSVLTFDWHSIRPATLKRMPKSETTVMLSTVVAVVISHNLAIGVIVGVLVAMVAFARRVAHLVNVERTLDLDETVPTARYTVTGALFFASSNDLTNQFEYADDPERVVIDMSASHIWDASTVAALDSITNKYKRHGKRAVIVGLNEASTDIHARLAGNLGGGH is encoded by the coding sequence ATGGCTCTCATCGAAAAATCGCCCACCCCCGATCGCTACAAGGCTGACCCCTCGGTCCTGACAGCGCTTCGCACCCCGCGCATCCTCACCCGGGAGGTGCTCGCCGGCCTCGTGGTGGCGATGGCACTCATCCCCGAGGCCATCTCGTTCTCGATCATCGCCGGCGTCGACCCTCGGGTGGGCCTGTTCTCCTCGTTCGTGATGGCCGTGTCCATCGCGTTCCTCGGTGGCCGCCCCGCCATGATCACCGCCGCCACCGGCGCCATCGCTCTGGTGATCGCCCCCGTGGCCCGGGAGTACGGCATGGACTACTTCATTGCCACGGTCATCCTGGCTGGACTGCTGCAGGTGGTCCTCGGAGCACTCGGCGTAGCCAAGCTGATGCGGTTCATCCCACGCAGTGTCATGGTCGGCTTCGTCAACTCGTTGGCGATCCTGATCTTCATCGCTCAGCTGCCGCAGCTGCTCGGGGTGCCGTTCATGGTCTACCCGCTCGTGGCCATCGGCATCATCATCATGGTCGTGATGCCCCGGTTCACCAAGATCGTGCCGGCGCCGCTCGTGGCCATCGTGTTGCTCACCATCGCCACCGTCACCATCGCGATCAACGTTCCCACCGTGGGTGACCAGGGCGAACTGCCCAAGAGCCTGCCCGAACTGTTCATCCCGAACGTTCCGCTGAACTGGGACACCCTCTCGATCATCGCGCCCTACGCGTTCGCGATGGCGATGGTGGGAATCCTCGAATCACTGATGACCGCCAAACTCGTCGACGACGTCACCGACACCCACTCCAACAAGACCCGAGAGACCTGGGGCCAGGGAGCGGCCAACATGCTCTCCGGCATCTTCGGCGGCATGGGCGGCTGCGCCATGATCGGCCAGACCATGATCAACGTCAAGGCCTCCGGCGCCCGCACCCGCATCTCCACCTTCCTCCCCGGCGTCTTCCTGTTGGTCCTCGTCGTCGCCCTGGGCGATCTCGTGGCGATCATCCCCATGGCCGCACTCGTGGCCGTGATGATCATCGTGTCGGTGCTCACCTTCGACTGGCACAGCATTCGCCCGGCGACCCTCAAGCGGATGCCGAAGAGCGAGACCACTGTCATGCTTTCCACCGTCGTGGCGGTCGTCATCAGCCACAATCTCGCCATCGGCGTGATCGTGGGTGTGCTCGTGGCCATGGTGGCGTTCGCTCGCAGGGTGGCGCACCTGGTGAACGTGGAGCGCACCCTCGACCTGGACGAGACGGTGCCCACCGCCCGGTACACCGTGACCGGGGCGCTATTCTTCGCCTCGAGCAACGACCTGACGAACCAGTTCGAGTACGCCGACGACCCCGAGCGGGTGGTCATCGATATGTCTGCCTCGCACATCTGGGATGCCTCCACGGTGGCGGCGCTGGATTCGATCACCAACAAGTACAAACGGCACGGCAAGCGCGCCGTGATCGTGGGCCTAAACGAGGCCAGCACCGACATCCACGCCCGGCTGGCGGGCAATCTCGGCGGCGGCCACTAG
- a CDS encoding MerR family transcriptional regulator — protein MPTDDAPATMHIGELADRTGLSLRTIRHYDEVGLLKPSGRTDGGFRLYTAVDLDRLILIRRMKPLGFSLEEMMALLRTIDTLDAGDASGRDGVLADLASFVSQAEERRRKLAEQLAMADEFLDLLRRRGRAV, from the coding sequence ATGCCAACGGATGACGCACCAGCCACGATGCACATCGGCGAGCTGGCCGACCGTACCGGACTCTCGCTGCGCACAATCCGGCACTACGACGAGGTGGGGCTGCTCAAACCCTCCGGCCGCACCGATGGTGGCTTCCGGCTTTACACCGCGGTGGACCTGGACCGCCTCATCCTCATCCGCCGAATGAAGCCGCTCGGCTTCTCGCTGGAGGAGATGATGGCCTTGCTGAGGACCATCGACACGCTCGATGCCGGGGACGCATCGGGCAGGGACGGCGTGCTCGCCGACCTGGCGTCATTCGTTTCCCAGGCCGAGGAACGTCGGCGGAAGCTGGCCGAGCAGCTCGCCATGGCCGACGAGTTCCTCGACCTCCTGCGCCGGCGCGGCCGCGCCGTGTGA
- a CDS encoding haloacid dehalogenase type II, translated as MPNTTPAVIVFDVNETLSDLSGLKARFVQVGAPAHLATAWFAAVLRDGFALAVAGGAAPFAVIGSELLREVLRDIPLQRSTTEAVEHIMAGFGLLALHPDVPEGVRALTGTGMRLVTLSNGSAEVARSLLAAAELESHFEALLSVEEAGAWKPMRAAYDYAAEACGVRPAELLLVAVHPWDIHGAAEAGLATAWLNRGGDTYPSYFTAPDYTVTRLAELATVLADAPDAVAAWDTTTDAHADSTPDDPADGLVVVTESGTGGYAQQITVGPHRLTADEPRPIGTDTGPSPYDLVLAGLGACTSMTVRMYAERKKWPLEKVTVTLRHHRVHAKDCADCETVVGQIDHIERVLRFEGDLDEEQRRRLAEIADKCPVHRTLHSEIVVHTTVQDAAPARP; from the coding sequence ATGCCCAACACCACCCCCGCCGTGATCGTCTTCGACGTCAATGAAACGCTCTCGGATCTCTCGGGCCTGAAGGCCCGGTTCGTGCAGGTCGGCGCACCCGCCCATCTGGCCACCGCGTGGTTCGCCGCGGTGCTGCGGGACGGTTTCGCCCTCGCCGTGGCGGGCGGCGCGGCCCCCTTCGCGGTGATCGGCTCCGAGCTTCTCCGCGAGGTGCTGCGCGACATTCCTCTCCAGCGAAGCACCACCGAGGCCGTGGAGCACATCATGGCCGGGTTCGGGCTGCTGGCACTGCACCCCGATGTACCCGAGGGCGTGCGCGCCCTGACCGGCACCGGGATGCGCCTGGTCACGCTGTCGAACGGGTCCGCCGAGGTGGCCAGGTCTCTGCTGGCCGCGGCCGAGCTCGAGAGCCACTTCGAGGCGCTGCTCAGCGTCGAGGAGGCCGGGGCGTGGAAGCCGATGCGGGCCGCGTACGACTACGCGGCAGAGGCGTGCGGCGTGCGGCCGGCCGAGCTGTTGCTCGTGGCGGTGCACCCGTGGGACATCCACGGTGCCGCGGAGGCCGGTCTGGCCACCGCTTGGCTGAACCGCGGCGGCGACACCTACCCGAGCTACTTCACGGCCCCCGACTACACGGTCACCCGCCTGGCGGAGCTGGCCACAGTGCTGGCGGATGCGCCGGACGCGGTTGCAGCATGGGACACCACGACAGACGCTCACGCGGACTCGACCCCGGACGACCCGGCCGACGGTCTCGTCGTGGTGACCGAGAGCGGAACGGGCGGCTACGCCCAGCAGATCACGGTGGGCCCGCACCGGCTCACCGCCGACGAGCCCCGGCCCATCGGCACCGACACCGGGCCGTCCCCGTACGACCTGGTGCTGGCCGGCCTCGGCGCCTGCACATCGATGACCGTGCGTATGTACGCGGAGCGCAAGAAGTGGCCGCTGGAAAAAGTCACCGTGACCCTCCGGCACCACCGGGTGCACGCCAAGGACTGCGCGGACTGTGAGACCGTGGTGGGGCAGATCGACCACATCGAACGGGTTCTCCGGTTCGAGGGAGACCTTGATGAGGAACAGCGTCGGCGGCTGGCCGAGATCGCCGACAAATGCCCCGTGCACCGCACGCTGCACTCGGAGATCGTCGTGCACACCACCGTGCAGGACGCGGCGCCCGCACGACCCTGA
- a CDS encoding DUF2254 domain-containing protein has product MRSFLLRSRESFWFLPGVLGLAAIVLAEALVALDRILLADGDGRVLFLDVLSASGGRAILEIIGTSMLTVAATSFSITISVLATTSSTYGPRLVRNFLADRANQLVLASFTATFLYALVVLRSVRTVEDGGNDFVPVISTNIAVLLGILNVAVLVFFIHHIADSVQITTLQRRVQADLTRAVDLIYPAHPGAQSVQAAVPPVLTAQAVPAATHGYVERIDLAALCEIARAHDCVIDVVAMPGVHRIAGEDLVRVSPGHPADEVADAVRAAFTLGVARTPHQDVRFAVQQLVEVAVRGLASGSNDPYTAVTALDLAATALVPVLSREPAATGLTDDAGRLRVLLHWPTPEDLIADVFGGVETYGLDHPLVVRAALGLAERLAAVAATPTVASVLTDTVRRLESTRA; this is encoded by the coding sequence ATGCGCTCCTTCTTGCTCCGCAGCCGGGAGTCCTTCTGGTTTCTGCCGGGTGTGCTCGGCCTCGCCGCGATCGTGCTGGCCGAAGCCCTCGTGGCCCTCGACAGGATCTTGCTGGCGGACGGGGACGGTCGGGTTCTCTTCCTCGACGTGCTCAGCGCCAGCGGCGGCCGGGCAATCCTCGAGATCATCGGCACCTCCATGCTGACGGTGGCCGCGACATCGTTCTCGATCACCATCTCGGTGTTGGCCACGACGTCATCGACGTACGGGCCGCGTCTGGTGCGTAACTTTCTCGCCGACCGAGCGAACCAACTCGTGTTGGCCTCCTTTACCGCCACCTTTCTCTACGCTCTCGTGGTGCTCCGCTCCGTGCGAACCGTCGAAGACGGCGGCAACGATTTCGTGCCCGTTATCTCGACCAACATCGCCGTCTTGTTGGGCATCCTCAATGTGGCCGTCCTGGTGTTCTTCATCCACCACATCGCCGACTCGGTGCAGATCACCACCCTGCAGCGTCGGGTGCAGGCCGACCTCACCCGCGCAGTCGACCTGATCTATCCCGCCCACCCCGGGGCGCAGAGCGTGCAGGCCGCAGTACCGCCCGTACTGACGGCGCAGGCCGTGCCGGCCGCGACCCACGGATACGTCGAGAGGATCGACCTGGCCGCTCTCTGCGAGATCGCCCGGGCCCACGACTGCGTCATCGATGTCGTCGCCATGCCGGGTGTGCACAGAATTGCCGGCGAGGACCTCGTGCGCGTGTCACCTGGCCACCCCGCCGACGAGGTAGCGGATGCCGTGCGCGCGGCCTTCACCCTCGGGGTCGCGCGCACCCCGCATCAAGACGTGCGGTTCGCCGTGCAGCAGTTGGTCGAGGTGGCGGTGCGCGGACTGGCCTCCGGCTCCAACGACCCCTACACGGCCGTGACCGCTCTGGACCTGGCCGCCACCGCACTCGTGCCTGTGCTCAGTCGCGAGCCGGCCGCCACCGGCCTCACGGACGACGCCGGACGCCTGCGCGTGCTGCTGCACTGGCCCACGCCGGAGGACCTCATTGCAGATGTCTTCGGTGGCGTGGAAACGTACGGCCTGGACCATCCGCTGGTGGTCAGGGCTGCGCTCGGACTGGCCGAACGTCTCGCCGCCGTCGCCGCCACGCCCACGGTCGCATCGGTACTGACCGACACCGTGAGGCGACTCGAGTCCACCCGCGCGTAA